One Nicotiana sylvestris chromosome 12, ASM39365v2, whole genome shotgun sequence genomic window carries:
- the LOC104242316 gene encoding glutamate receptor 2.1-like, giving the protein MRKRTGKVFFSVSSSTSSFSFFFLCLGIFFCMEMARAQNRKTVPINVGVVMDMDEWVGKMGLSCISMALSDFYSSDHGSDYKTRLVLHTRDSKRDVVAAAAAALDLLKSVEVETIIGPLSSMQADFIIGLGEKSQVPIISFSATSPSLSSFRSPYFIRATQNDSSQVKTISSIIQSFGWREVVPIYVDNQFGEGIIPFLADALEKINARIPYRSVIPEFATDDHIKYELSKLMSMQTRVFVVHMTTSLGTKLFTKAKELGMMGEGYVWIITDAMANGLTSVDSSAIEAMQGVIGVKPYVPRTKQLENFTTRWKLKFQQENPTILNAELNVFGLWAYDSATALAMAVERSRITGAPFRKPNVSGNATDLEAFGVSKDGPKLLQAILNITFKGLSGDFQIVEGQLQSPAYQIINVFGNGAKGIGFWTRENGIVKELNLRNTNNVYSISKANFGSIIWPGDTTFVPKGWVIPTNGKKLRIGVPVKDGFSEFVKVTTDFTTNTTTVTGYCIDVFDAVMAALPYYVPYEYVPFAAPGKFTESYDDLIYQVFLGNFDAVAGDTTIVSNRSQYVDFTLPYTESGVTMMVPIKDDNSDSAWVFLKPLTWELWLTSFCSFVFIGFVIWLLEHRVNEDFRGPPSHQVGMIFWFAFSTMVFAQKEKIVSNLARFVLVIWFLVVLILTSSYTASLTSMLTVEKLQPTVRDIKELQKNKEYVGYLQGSFVPGLLRKMNFDEDRLREYSNPEECVDLLSKGSANGGVAAVFDEIPYVKLVLANYCSKFTTVGPTYKADGFGFVFPMGSPLVPDVSRAVLSVTESEKMVQIEKAWFGESTCSDSSTSLSSNSLGLASFWGLFVIAAVAAILALLIFLTKFMHEYWHIIKRTNLSLRERVRILARKFDRKDYSCHTFKKSELREAMRDSACMDCSQSPHDNLSMLSSPRTNGPPSPSISSYTEQSFHFPGEVGTPPLHEENVAVSTQESVIELAVDLSAGH; this is encoded by the exons ATGAGAAAGAGAACAGGCAAAGTCTTTTTCTCAGTCTCTTCTTCTActtcctctttctctttcttcttcctatGTTTAGGTATATTTTTTTGCATGGAAATGGCCAGGGCACAGAACAGAAAAACAGTTCCCATAAATGTTGGAGTTGTGATGGACATGGATGAATGGGTTGGGAAAATGGGTTTAAGCTGTATTTCTATGGCTTTATCTGACTTTTATAGTTCTGATCATGGATCTGATTATAAGACCAGACTGGTTCTCCATACTCGGGACTCGAAGAGAGACGTTGTTGCCGCTGCTGCAGCAG CGCTTGACCTATTGAAAAGTGTAGAAGTTGAAACCATAATAGGGCCATTATCATCAATGCAAGCTGATTTCATAATTGGTTTAGGAGAGAAATCTCAAGTACCAATCATCTCATTTTCAGCTACAAGTCCTTCTCTCTCATCATTTCGTAGTCCATATTTCATTCGTGCCACTCAAAACGATTCCTCTCAAGTAAAAACCATTAGTTCCATTATTCAATCTTTTGGATGGAGAGAAGTCGTCCCTATATACGTCGATAATCAATTTGGAgaaggaattataccattcttggCAGATGCATTAGAAAAAATTAATGCACGTATCCCTTATCGAAGTGTTATTCCTGAATTCGCTACGGATGATCATATAAAATATGAACTTTCCAAGTTAATGAGTATGCAAACACGGGTTTTTGTTGTGCATATGACAACTTCACTTGGTACCAAACTTTTTACCAAGGCCAAAGAACTTGGAATGATGGGTGAAGGGTATGTTTGGATTATTACAGATGCTATGGCAAATGGACTCACTTCTGTGGATTCTTCGGCCATTGAAGCCATGCAAGGAGTTATTGGAGTAAAACCTTATGTTCCAAGAACTAAACAGCTTGAGAATTTCACTACTAGATGGAAACTGAAGTTTCAACAAGAAAATCCAACAATTCTTAATGCAGAACTGAACGTGTTTGGACTATGGGCTTATGATTCAGCAACTGCACTAGCAATGGCAGTGGAGAGATCAAGAATCACTGGAGCACCTTTTCGGAAACCAAATGTTTCAG GAAATGCAACAGATCTTGAAGCTTTTGGAGTTTCTAAGGATGGTCCAAAGCTTCTTCAGGCTATACTAAACATTACATTCAAAGGCCTTAGTGGAgactttcaaattgttgaagggCAATTGCAATCACCAGCTTATCAGATAATTAATGTGTTTGGCAATGGTGCAAAAGGAATTGGTTTTTGGACAAGAGAAAATGGGATTGTTAAAGAATTGAATTTGAGAAATACAAACAATGTATATTCAATTTCTAAGGCTAATTTTGGCTCTATTATATGGCCTGGTGACACTACTTTTGTTCCTAAAGGTTGGGTGATTCCAACAAATGGGAAGAAATTGAGGATTGGAGTTCCGGTGAAAGATGGTTTCAGTGAATTTGTGAAAGTTACAACAGATTTTACTACTAACACAACAACAGTAACCGGTTACTGCATTGATGTTTTTGATGCAGTAATGGCAGCATTACCATATTATGTTCCTTATGAATACGTTCCATTTGCAGCTCCGGGAAAGTTTACTGAAAGTTATGATGATCTTATTTATCAAGTATTTCTTGGG AACTTTGATGCTGTTGCAGGGGACACTACCATTGTCTCGAATAGATCGCAATATGTTGATTTCACATTACCATACACAGAATCTGGAGTTACGATGATGGTGCCAATCAAAGACGATAATAGCGATAGTGCATGGGTATTCTTGAAGCCATTGACTTGGGAGCTATGGTTAACAAGCTTCTGTTCTTTTGTTTTCATTGGTTTTGTCATTTGGCTACTTGAACATAGAGTTAATGAAGACTTCAGAGGACCTCCTTCTCACCAAGTTGGCATGATCTTTTGGTTTGCCTTCTCAACTATGGTCTTTGCACAAA AGGAGAAGATAGTAAGCAACTTGGCTAGGTTTGTGTTAGTTATCTGGTTCTTAGTAGTACTAATATTGACGTCAAGCTACACAGCAAGTCTTACATCAATGTTAACAGTTGAAAAACTCCAGCCAACTGTTAGAGATATCAAAGAACTTCAGAAGAATAAGGAGTATGTGGGCTACCTACAGGGTTCTTTTGTACCGGGACTTCTAAGGAAAATGAACTTTGACGAGGACAGGCTTAGAGAATACAGCAATCCAGAGGAATGTGTTGATTTACTCTCTAAAGGTAGTGCGAATGGTGGTGTTGCTGCTGTTTTTGATGAGATTCCTTATGTGAAGCTTGTCCTTGCAAATTATTGCTCGAAATTTACCACCGTTGGACCTACATATAAGGCTGATGGATTTGGCTTT GTCTTCCCAATGGGATCTCCGCTAGTACCTGATGTTTCAAGAGCAGTTTTAAGTGTGACAGAAAGTGAAAAGATGGTACAAATAGAGAAAGCGTGGTTTGGGGAATCTACTTGTTCAGATTCTAGCACTTCACTTTCCTCCAATAGTCTTGGCCTAGCTAGCTTCTGGGGACTCTTTGTCATAGCTGCGGTTGCTGCAATTTTGGCTCTCCTCATCTTTCTGACAAAATTCATGCATGAGTATTGGCACATCATAAAACGAACTAATCTTTCGCTCCGTGAAAGAGTCAGAATCTTGGCTAGAAAGTTCGACAGAAAAGACTATAGCTGTCATACTTTCAAGAAGAGTGAACTAAGAGAGGCAATGAGAGATTCAGCATGTATGGATTGTTCACAAAGTCCACATGATAACTTGTCAATGCTATCTTCCCCACGAACGAATGGACCACCAAGTCCAAGCATTTCTAGTTATACAGAGCAGAGTTTTCATTTTCCAGGAGAGGTAGGAACTCCTCCTTTACATGAAGAGAATGTAGCAGTTAGTACTCAGGAGAGCGTCATTGAGTTGGCTGTTGATCTAAGTGCAGGACATTGA
- the LOC138882746 gene encoding uncharacterized protein, translated as MVAKEMIRHGYKLGKGLGKSLQGIAEPITLTASEKFFGVGFRPTPTDIRWADDRKNDGWVLPQPVPHLYRTFVKPKYNKEKEDKAFTVEEIEDICGAMRKILYETHMVQPGEGSSTAEVLSEEVRETKISIFTGEKTRDALIQLLLEFKDVFAWSYGDMPGLSVDLVVHKLPTYPDCPPVQQKQRKFKTDVSDKIKEEVTKQLKARVIRVVRYTTWLANVVPVPKKDVKTRVCVDYRDLNKASPKDNFPFPNIHILVDNCAKHEIQSFVDCYAGYHQVLMDEEDAEKTTFTTPWVLENSFGCVLGQYDVTGKREHAIYYLSKNFTSYEAKYTLLERTCYALTWVAQKLRHYLQAYTTYLITRLDPLKYIFQKTMPTGRLAKWQILLTEFDIVYVTRMTMKAQALADHLAENPVDDEYQPLNTYFPDEEGEWETRDVKLIPYRQQVEELGKRFKSIEFSQGMQLEAEKELQVFNGSNPRVWTLFTDSTSNVKGAGLGIILVPPTGETIRQAIKCHSITNNEAEYEAVITGLELARELDVSQIVIKSDSQLIVNQMLGTYQMLGTSRSTLHWGCIQQFSYPTTEIGNFINNSHGCRKRKGKLR; from the exons atggtggccaaagaaatgatcaggcatggctACAAACTTGGTAAGGGGCTTGGGAAATCATTGCAAGGAATAGCTGAACCTATCACCCTGACcgccagtgaaaagttctttggggtaggctTCCGACCCACTCCAACTGATATAAGATGGGcagatgatagaaagaatgatggttgggtcttgcctcagccggtgccacatctgtacagaacatttgtcaagccGAAATACAATAAGGAAAAGGAAGATAAGGCCTTTACGGTCGAAGAGATTGAAGATATCTGTGGGGCAATGAGGAAGATactatatgaaacccacatggtccagccaggggaaggctcaagcaccgctgaaGTGCT ttctgaagaagtcagagaaaccaagataagcattttcACAGGCGAAAAAACTCGAGACGCATTAATCCAACTCCTgcttgagttcaaagatgtgtttgcttggtcatacggtGACATGCCAGGgctaagtgttgatttggtggttcacaagttgccaacATACCCCGATTGTCCCCcagtccagcaaaagcaaagaaaattcaaaactgatgttagtgacaagatcaaagaagaggtcacgaaGCAGTTGAAAGCaagggtgatccgagtggtccggtacaccacctggttagctaatgtagttccagtgccaaagaaagacgtgaAGACCcgggtgtgtgtggattacagagatttaaacaaggcaagtcccaaagataacttccctttTCCAAACATCcatatccttgttgataactgcgccaaacatgagatacagtccttcgtggattgttacgcaggatatcatcaggtgttgatggatgaagaagatgcagagaagacaacttttaccaCACCGTGGG tcttggaaaattcttttggttgcgtcctcgggcaataCGATGTGACCGGAAAGAGAGAGCATGCtatttactatctgagcaagaatttcaccagttatgaagccaagtacactttgttggaaaggacCTGCTACGCtttgacttgggtcgctcagaagctgaggcattacttgcaagcctacaccacttaccttataaccaggttggatcctttaaaatacatatttcagaagaCGATGCCCACTGGGAGgctagcaaagtggcagatcctgcttacggaattcgacatagtataTGTCACTCGCatgacaatgaaagcccaggcgttagcagaccATTTGgctgaaaatccggtcgatgatgaataccagcctttgaatacttacttcccagatgaagag ggagaatgggaaacccgagacgtcaagcttattccttataggcAACAGGTGGAAGAACTTGGCAAACGATttaagtcaatagagttcag ccaaggaatgcaattggaagcagaaaaagaattacaagtgttCAACGGATCTAATCCGAGAGTTTGGACTTTATTTACCGATAGTACATCTAATGTGAAGGGTGCAGGCTTGGGAATtattttggtaccacctacgggtgaaaccattcgacaagccattaaatgtcattctataactaacaatgaagcagagtatgaagctgtgattacAGGTTTAGAACTAGCACGGGAACTCGACGTTAGTCAGATTGTAATCAAAAGTGATTCGCAGCTcatagttaatcaaatgctggggacttatcaaatgctggggacttcaAGATCTACCCTCCATTGGGGCTGTATACAACAATTttcctacccaaccacggaaattggaaATTTCATCAACAATTCCCATGGTTGCAGGAAAAGAAAGGGGAAATTAAGATAA